Sequence from the Bacillus sp. es.036 genome:
TCAATTTCATAATCAATTGAATCAAGCAGTTCAGCATTGTAGCGACCTTGAAAAACATGGCCTGTGTACTCATATTTGTCGTTGAAATATCTAGCATAGTTGGAGTTGATCACTTTCATGATTTCACCAGGGGGATGGTCGAAGGTTTCGATGGAGAGATGCACATGGTTAGTCATGAGACAGTATACGTGTAGGCGAAATGGAAAGGCGAGACGAGCTTGTTCTAGAATTTGAAAATACTTTTGACGATCGATTCGTTCTTCAAACAACGGTGCTTTTCGATTTCCACGGCAGATAATATGATACTTTGCACCAGGAAACCAGGTTCGTTTCTTACGAGGCATTCGAATGACTCCTTTGGCAAGGAAAATGGGGAATTTCTACTATAGCGGGGCTGATATTTGTAGTATACCACTTTTCAAGAATTTGGGAATAGTTAATTAATAAATTATTCAGAAATATTTTTTAATTATTTTGAAGGAATATAGAGAGAGAGGTAATAGAGGGAATAAGGGGGAGCGGTAGGGGGTCAGGTACGAACCTGACCCCCTCACACTCCTTTATCCCGCAAACACATATACACCATGGCTTTTCAGCTTATTAAAGGTGATTTGCTAATGAAAAAGTGTCCACCTGAGGTGGACACTTTTGGGGTGTTGTCTTTTCGTGGGGTCAGGCTCGAGCCTGACCCCCATTAGACACTACAATCAACAATCACTTCAATCCCTCTACCACTTCATTACTAACCGCACTTTCGC
This genomic interval carries:
- a CDS encoding transposase, whose amino-acid sequence is MPRKKRTWFPGAKYHIICRGNRKAPLFEERIDRQKYFQILEQARLAFPFRLHVYCLMTNHVHLSIETFDHPPGEIMKVINSNYARYFNDKYEYTGHVFQGRYNAELLDSIDYEIDVSKYIHLNPVKARMVAKPADYMWSSYHAYISYRKNPHAYPDYILSLFQKPSREAYQRYVENEKPSFPPDLVQQLPEWKGKKIYLLSNLPQ